Proteins encoded in a region of the Mucilaginibacter sabulilitoris genome:
- a CDS encoding undecaprenyl-phosphate glucose phosphotransferase: MIHRYATFIKAVNLTIDYIILNMSMVISYFIEDRSYIFWINNRKYLPIVLVFNLIWLLSANITGLYEHVLNKDSIKTYRGVIKTYLLFVSFICFTIIILIGTKAYFITREYLFYSLALFGFLLGLWKLVFLTIRKSDRASLIDTRAVIIVGGGRIGADLYSFFKQNPERGYSLVGFFDDNPEQVRDKRLYLGGTDDCISYVLNNKVDEIFCTLPNSEALTIEKLMLDADKNLIRFKFIPEYYDYAKKPTFIQSFGHIPVISVRPEPLENMLNRSIKRLFDVLFALFIILFVFSWLFPILALLIKLESRGPIFFVQERSGRDNKPFKCYKFRSMRVNHDSDKKQATRGDSRITKTGAFIRKTSIDELPQFFNVLLGNMSVVGPRPHMISHTQQYSQLIDTFMVRHFLKPGITGWAQIKGLRGETQTTQAMLERVEADVWYLENWSFLLDMKIIFLTVWNVVKGEENAF, translated from the coding sequence ATGATTCACAGATACGCTACTTTTATTAAAGCAGTGAACCTTACCATAGATTATATTATACTTAATATGAGTATGGTAATTTCTTACTTCATCGAAGACAGATCGTATATTTTTTGGATTAATAACAGAAAATATCTGCCCATTGTATTGGTGTTCAATTTAATTTGGCTGTTATCGGCCAATATCACAGGTTTATATGAACATGTTTTAAATAAAGATTCGATAAAAACCTACCGTGGTGTAATTAAAACCTATCTTTTATTTGTGAGCTTTATATGCTTCACCATTATTATACTCATAGGTACCAAAGCTTATTTCATTACCCGGGAATACCTTTTTTACTCACTGGCTTTATTTGGCTTTTTATTAGGATTATGGAAACTGGTGTTCCTGACCATACGCAAAAGCGACCGTGCCTCATTAATTGATACCCGTGCGGTAATTATTGTCGGCGGTGGCAGGATAGGGGCCGACCTATACAGCTTTTTTAAACAAAACCCTGAGCGTGGTTATAGCCTGGTTGGTTTTTTTGACGACAACCCCGAGCAGGTAAGGGATAAACGCCTTTATTTGGGTGGCACCGATGATTGTATAAGCTATGTGCTCAACAATAAAGTTGATGAGATATTTTGTACACTACCCAATTCAGAAGCATTAACAATTGAAAAACTGATGCTCGATGCGGATAAAAACCTTATCAGGTTTAAGTTTATACCAGAGTATTATGATTATGCCAAAAAACCAACCTTTATACAAAGTTTTGGGCATATCCCGGTAATCTCTGTACGCCCCGAGCCATTAGAGAATATGCTTAACCGGTCAATCAAGCGGTTGTTCGATGTATTATTTGCTTTGTTTATTATCCTGTTTGTTTTCAGTTGGCTGTTTCCTATACTGGCCTTGCTGATAAAACTGGAATCAAGGGGTCCAATATTTTTCGTGCAGGAACGTTCGGGCCGAGATAATAAACCATTCAAATGTTACAAGTTCCGGAGCATGCGTGTAAATCACGACTCTGATAAAAAGCAGGCAACCCGTGGAGATTCGCGTATAACCAAAACCGGTGCATTTATCCGTAAAACAAGTATCGATGAACTGCCCCAGTTTTTCAACGTGTTACTAGGCAATATGTCTGTAGTAGGACCAAGGCCTCACATGATCAGCCATACCCAACAGTACTCACAGTTGATAGATACCTTTATGGTAAGGCATTTCCTTAAACCAGGCATCACCGGCTGGGCGCAGATAAAAGGACTAAGGGGCGAAACCCAAACTACCCAGGCCATGCTTGAGCGCGTGGAAGCCGATGTTTGGTACCTGGAAAACTGGTCGTTCCTGCTGGATATGAAGATCATCTTCCTTACCGTTTGGAACGTGGTAAAAGGAGAAGAAAACGCCTTTTAA
- a CDS encoding ABC transporter substrate-binding protein, which translates to MPVFHDQLNRAVNIPDVPKRIVSVVPSQTELLFDLGLDTEVIGITKFCIHPEHKFKTVTKVGGTKQLNIEQIKAMQPDLIVANKEENDRSQIEELINVYPVWISDINNLDSALDMIQSVGLITSREAAAKTLRDDISNRFNALSLPILNLRVAYFIWRKPYMVAGSGTFIDSMLNVCGLTNAFQTARYPEITAHELIATKPDVVFLSSEPYPFAQKHIDEFKEMLPGTSVILVDGEMFSWYGSRLLYASAYFTTLINNIT; encoded by the coding sequence ATGCCTGTTTTTCACGATCAGCTCAATCGTGCAGTAAACATTCCAGATGTACCCAAAAGGATTGTATCCGTCGTACCTTCACAAACCGAATTGTTGTTTGATCTCGGGCTTGATACCGAAGTTATTGGTATTACCAAATTTTGCATTCACCCGGAGCACAAATTTAAAACCGTAACTAAGGTAGGGGGCACCAAGCAGTTAAATATTGAGCAGATAAAGGCGATGCAGCCCGATCTGATCGTTGCTAACAAAGAGGAAAACGACCGTAGCCAGATAGAAGAGCTGATAAACGTTTACCCGGTTTGGATAAGCGACATTAACAACCTGGATAGTGCGCTCGACATGATCCAATCGGTAGGGTTAATCACCAGCCGCGAAGCGGCAGCAAAAACATTACGTGATGATATCAGTAACCGGTTTAACGCACTCAGCTTACCCATTTTAAACCTGCGTGTAGCCTATTTTATATGGCGCAAGCCCTATATGGTAGCCGGGAGCGGTACTTTTATAGATAGCATGCTTAACGTGTGCGGGTTAACAAACGCATTCCAAACCGCCCGGTATCCTGAAATAACCGCCCATGAGTTAATAGCTACCAAGCCGGATGTAGTCTTTTTATCATCAGAACCATACCCGTTCGCCCAAAAACATATTGATGAATTTAAGGAAATGTTACCCGGAACCAGTGTGATATTAGTTGATGGTGAAATGTTTTCCTGGTATGGGAGTAGGCTGTTATATGCCTCGGCTTATTTTACCACGCTGATAAATAATATAACATAA
- a CDS encoding Crp/Fnr family transcriptional regulator has product MDKQPLKDLFKKSQLLSDGAIEIMVEEYEERHFAKNEFFLKQGKISDSVQLVEGLMRAYTFDHEGNEVTTNFFSKHRAVYDPASFFLQIPSMENIQAVTECLGYTISYEKVNKLFHLLPEFREFGRQMLARELVRSKQRTLAMINQSAEERYANLIKNDYAILQNAPLKHIASYLGITDTSLSRIRRDFSKK; this is encoded by the coding sequence ATGGACAAACAACCGCTAAAAGATTTATTTAAGAAAAGTCAATTGCTGTCTGACGGGGCAATAGAGATAATGGTTGAAGAATATGAAGAAAGGCACTTTGCCAAAAATGAATTTTTTTTAAAGCAGGGTAAAATAAGTGATTCTGTCCAATTGGTTGAAGGGCTTATGCGGGCATATACTTTTGACCATGAAGGAAACGAAGTAACAACCAACTTTTTTTCAAAACACCGGGCAGTTTATGATCCGGCTTCATTTTTCCTTCAAATACCCTCTATGGAAAACATACAGGCGGTTACAGAGTGCCTGGGATACACTATTTCTTATGAAAAGGTTAATAAGCTGTTCCATTTGCTGCCCGAGTTCAGGGAATTTGGCCGGCAGATGCTTGCAAGGGAATTGGTTAGGTCTAAACAGCGTACATTAGCCATGATCAACCAGAGCGCAGAAGAAAGGTATGCTAATTTAATAAAGAATGATTATGCTATCCTTCAAAACGCCCCGCTTAAACATATTGCATCGTATCTGGGTATTACAGACACCTCACTTAGCCGCATAAGACGGGATTTTTCAAAGAAGTAA
- a CDS encoding RNA polymerase sigma factor: MLNETLSDQELWEAILKEDSQAFAMLYNRYWLRLYKTASHYIKDNNACEEIVHDVFLIIWNKRRWLKIEHFASYLNATTRYEVFRYIKATKLSKLEYNESYVEDASSPVFNLGQAKLNELDIEHVLNGHLKELPKRCREIFYMSKIRQLSNDEIAKELGISKHTVENQLSYALKQLKVSMKDLPIMMIGLYFLLSQV, from the coding sequence ATGTTAAACGAAACCTTAAGCGACCAGGAATTATGGGAAGCTATCTTGAAAGAAGATTCTCAGGCTTTTGCTATGCTATACAATAGATACTGGTTGCGTTTATACAAAACCGCGTCCCATTATATTAAAGATAATAATGCGTGTGAAGAAATAGTTCATGACGTTTTTTTAATTATTTGGAATAAAAGGAGATGGTTAAAGATTGAACATTTTGCCAGTTACCTGAATGCCACTACCAGGTATGAGGTATTTAGATATATAAAAGCGACAAAACTCTCGAAACTTGAATACAACGAAAGTTATGTTGAAGATGCCTCCAGCCCTGTTTTCAATTTAGGTCAGGCAAAGCTAAATGAGCTTGACATTGAGCACGTGTTAAACGGACACCTTAAGGAACTTCCTAAACGCTGCCGTGAAATATTTTATATGAGTAAGATCCGGCAGTTAAGTAATGATGAAATAGCTAAGGAATTAGGAATTAGCAAACACACGGTAGAAAATCAGCTTTCTTATGCGTTAAAACAGCTAAAAGTTTCCATGAAGGATCTACCTATCATGATGATTGGTTTATATTTTTTATTGTCGCAAGTATAA